One part of the Candidatus Dadabacteria bacterium genome encodes these proteins:
- a CDS encoding oligosaccharide flippase family protein has translation MNELKADKKELTKNVSWLFVAKSVPSAANIVEMIILARFLGLELFGLLTLVVAYVKIISSLLDFRVWESVVKYVGEFTEKNESDNALSMIKFSYLVDVATGLLAFAVCVLLAGVANDVFIKSPDGFELVLIFSFSLVIATANATSEALFRVFDKFKTIVFVKSSKAVFKLSSVLIALYLGYGIRGVLFAYVAVSFFEFLLTQIVVSRMLRDKGLGSWFSSRIGLLSHRMREITWFLVNTSFNATLTIANEGKIAVLVLGYFFTTEAAGLYKVARAVIKVIGRITDPLYEAIFPKLVSLSTLNLYDRLVGIVKFSVRSLLKFIVPVLIAILLFTEQFIGLIFGDQYVPASNTMRVLTIGVLFTGTTFWLTPLLLAVGRPGLRTAVSMFKILGYVALLLVLVPRYSYMGAGITYLVVEFVHFLAAIYLAQRLKHVYLR, from the coding sequence ATGAATGAACTAAAAGCGGACAAAAAGGAACTTACGAAAAACGTGTCTTGGCTTTTTGTGGCAAAGTCCGTTCCATCCGCCGCTAATATAGTGGAAATGATTATTCTGGCAAGATTTCTTGGGCTTGAACTCTTCGGTCTGCTGACCTTGGTTGTCGCTTACGTGAAAATCATAAGTTCTCTTCTTGATTTCAGAGTCTGGGAATCCGTTGTGAAATATGTGGGTGAGTTTACGGAGAAAAATGAATCAGACAATGCTTTATCAATGATAAAATTCTCTTACTTGGTTGACGTTGCAACTGGTCTTTTAGCTTTTGCGGTCTGCGTTTTGCTTGCCGGGGTGGCTAATGATGTATTCATAAAATCTCCTGACGGGTTTGAACTGGTCCTGATTTTTTCTTTCAGCTTGGTGATTGCTACCGCTAATGCCACGTCCGAAGCACTTTTCAGGGTGTTTGACAAGTTCAAAACGATTGTTTTCGTTAAGTCATCAAAGGCGGTTTTTAAGCTGAGTTCCGTATTGATAGCCTTGTATCTCGGTTATGGAATCAGGGGCGTACTTTTCGCCTATGTGGCCGTTTCGTTCTTTGAGTTTCTACTGACTCAGATAGTGGTCAGCAGGATGCTTAGGGATAAGGGGCTTGGCAGTTGGTTTTCATCGAGAATAGGTCTTCTTTCGCACAGGATGAGAGAGATAACGTGGTTTCTGGTCAACACGAGCTTTAACGCGACATTGACGATAGCCAATGAGGGGAAAATCGCCGTTTTGGTGCTGGGATATTTTTTCACCACGGAAGCTGCGGGCTTATACAAAGTTGCAAGAGCCGTCATCAAAGTGATTGGGAGGATTACGGATCCCTTATATGAGGCAATTTTCCCGAAGCTTGTAAGTCTTTCAACGTTGAATTTATATGACAGGCTAGTTGGAATCGTAAAGTTTTCCGTTAGGAGTCTGCTCAAATTCATAGTCCCGGTTCTTATCGCAATACTTCTGTTTACGGAACAGTTCATTGGTCTCATTTTCGGTGACCAGTATGTACCCGCTTCCAATACCATGAGGGTACTGACAATAGGGGTTCTCTTTACGGGAACCACATTCTGGTTAACTCCGTTGCTTCTGGCCGTTGGAAGACCTGGACTGAGAACGGCAGTCAGTATGTTTAAAATATTGGGATATGTTGCTTTATTGCTTGTGCTAGTTCCAAGATATTCATACATGGGCGCTGGTATCACTTACCTTGTTGTGGAGTTTGTTCATTTCCTAGCGGCCATTTATTTGGCGCAGAGGCTTAAACATGTGTATTTGAGGTGA